One window of Ziziphus jujuba cultivar Dongzao chromosome 5, ASM3175591v1 genomic DNA carries:
- the LOC107420735 gene encoding RING-H2 finger protein ATL11, with product MTTHNQNSIFSNHGGWVLCFLFLFVSHMSLQATGQQTAIPPPRVTEESNAPKFNLKMAIVMVLLVTIFFILGFVSVYTRQCTQNRLRGRADLARGGMARGLDPDVIETFPTFVYSTVKEHKIGSGALECAVCLNEFQDDETLRLIPKCDHVFHPDCIDMWLITNSTCPVCRTNLVPNPGESPYAIPDELLEKLENEADQPDLKTDSDEPSPPPRRQVSVRVAVDDQRTDNMEAVNQGLPPRSRSTGFGPPRSTSSGWRFSGLFPRSQSTGHSLVRPGENIEKYTLKLPDEVRNKLLTSALNRTRSGSTAFPRVGSSRRGYRSQSVRTGRQNGNSTHYDRFEGNAQSDRWQFSMAPPFIFRSSSVRSSTTGGDVVESRQQSDVPESNRPPLDRKRIRKHEGGERSTDQLRPEDLV from the coding sequence ATGACGACCCACAACCAAAACTCTATCTTCAGCAATCATGGCGGCTGGGTTCTCTGCTTCTTGTTTCTCTTTGTGTCTCACATGTCACTTCAGGCCACCGGGCAGCAGACCGCAATACCGCCGCCCAGAGTAACCGAAGAGAGCAACGCGCCCAAATTCAACCTCAAAATGGCCATCGTCATGGTCCTCCTCGTCACCATCTTCTTCATCCTCGGCTTCGTCTCCGTCTACACCCGCCAGTGTACCCAGAACCGTCTACGAGGCCGCGCTGACCTCGCACGCGGTGGCATGGCGCGTGGGCTCGACCCCGATGTCATCGAGACCTTCCCGACTTTCGTGTACTCCACCGTCAAAGAGCACAAGATCGGCAGTGGTGCTCTGGAATGTGCGGTCTGCCTCAACGAGTTCCAGGACGACGAAACGCTGCGTTTGATCCCCAAGTGCGACCACGTGTTCCACCCCGATTGCATCGACATGTGGTTGATAACCAATTCCACGTGTCCGGTTTGTCGAACGAACTTGGTCCCCAACCCGGGTGAATCGCCCTATGCTATTCCCGATGAATTATTGGAGAAGCTGGAAAACGAAGCGGATCAACCCGATCTGAAAACCGACAGCGATGAACCATCACCACCACCGAGGCGTCAAGTGTCGGTTCGTGTCGCCGTTGACGATCAGCGTACAGACAATATGGAGGCGGTCAATCAGGGGCTTCCACCTAGATCAAGATCAACGGGATTTGGACCACCAAGATCGACATCGTCGGGTTGGCGATTCAGTGGATTATTTCCTCGGTCTCAGTCAACGGGACACTCGCTTGTTAGACCCGGCGAGAATATCGAGAAGTACACGCTTAAGTTACCGGATGAGGTACGGAATAAGCTACTGACCTCGGCTTTGAACCGGACGAGAAGTGGCAGCACAGCGTTTCCTCGGGTTGGGAGCTCCAGGAGAGGTTATAGGAGTCAAAGTGTACGAACCGGCCGCCAAAACGGCAATAGCACTCACTACGACCGGTTCGAGGGGAACGCCCAGTCCGACCGGTGGCAATTCTCGATGGCCCCGCCTTTTATTTTTCGTAGCTCTTCGGTTAGGTCTTCGACGACGGGAGGTGATGTCGTGGAAAGTCGTCAGCAATCCGATGTGCCTGAGTCTAACAGACCACCGTTGGATCGTAAACGTATACGTAAGCACGAAGGTGGTGAGCGGTCAACGGATCAGCTCCGACCCGAAGATTTGGTTTAG
- the LOC107420746 gene encoding transcription factor bHLH94: MALETVVYQNPKDPLISYGCSKDFYSLGGSEGGGGGGGGSWDYDICLQEEDKALLLGILDDNHDIDHHQSGHLHANYYWDSSSSPPSALQTVKDHHQCDIPNSTSSPEACCSVDQPLPPAFQLPPMETPPLPGTTTTASCRRKRRRTRTSKNKEEIENQRMTHIVVERNRRKQMNEYLAILRSLMPSSYVQRGDQASIIGGAINFVKELEQFLQSMEGNKNKTTKQQDKSFATTSSPLAEFFTFPQYSTRATQSGNSVAVVGAPEENETTNIAANQNQRWAAVADIEVTMMDCHANLKILSKKRPRQLLKMVTGFQALRLTILHLNLTTVDHMVLYTVSVKIEEGCQLSTVDEIAAAVNQMLRKIQEEAAFS, encoded by the exons ATGGCATTAGAAACTGTGGTCTATCAGAATCCGAAAGACCCATTAATTAGTTATGGTTGCAGCAAGGATTTCTATTCCTTGGGAGGAtcagaaggaggaggaggaggaggaggaggttcTTGGGATTATGATATTTGCTTGCAAGAAGAAGATAAAGCTCTTCTTCTTGGAATTCTCGATGACAATCATGATATAGATCATCACCAATCTGGTCATTTACATGCAAATTATTACTGGGATTCTTCTTCATCACCTCCTTCTGCATTGCAAACTGTGAAAGATCATCATCAATGTGATATTCCTAATTCCACTTCCTCACCTGAAGCCTGCTGCTCTGTCGATCAACCTCTTCCACCAGCATTCCAGCTTCCTCCTATGGAAACTCCGCCCCTGCCCGGCACCACCACCACTGCTAGCTGTCGGAGAAAACGACGTCGCACCAGAACCAGCAAGAACAAGGAAGAGATCGAGAACCAGAGGATGACCCACATTGTTGTCGAGCGCAACCGTCGCAAACAAATGAACGAGTACCTTGCCATCCTCCGCTCTTTGATGCCATCATCCTATGTTCAAAGG GGTGATCAAGCATCAATTATTGGAGGAGCCATTAATTTTGTGAAGGAGCTAGAGCAGTTCTTGCAGTCCATGGAGGGTAACAAGAACAAGACGACAAAGCAACAAGACAAGAGCTTCGCTACGACGTCGTCGCCTTTGGCGGAGTTCTTCACCTTCCCACAGTACTCGACACGTGCAACGCAGAGCGGAAACTCAGTAGCAGTAGTAGGGGCCCCAGAAGAAAATGAAACCACTAACATAGCCGCTAATCAGAACCAGAGGTGGGCAGCAGTGGCAGACATAGAAGTGACCATGATGGACTGCCATGCCaaccttaaaatattatcaaagaaAAGACCAAGACAGCTCTTGAAGATGGTGACTGGCTTTCAAGCTCTTCGTCTCACCATTCTTCATCTCAATCTAACCACCGTTGATCATATGGTGCTCTACACTGTTAGCGTCAAG ATTGAAGAAGGTTGCCAACTGAGTACGGTGGATGAAATTGCAGCAGCTGTTAATCAAATGCTTCGCAAAATCCAAGAAGAAGCTGCTTTCAGCTGA